AGTGCTTCACTTTTTACTTCCAACATAGGGACCATCTAAAAccagcagggagagggaggggccGGGCGCCGAGCGCCTTCCCACCGCCCACACGGTTCTGGCAGAGGGAGCAGGACCTCTTGGAGGGAGGGGGAGACACATGTTCTGCAGCCTCCTGGCCAGTGTATGAGAGGTCCCTGGGGAACAGCAGAGGGGCTGCCGTGGATGCTGAtgggtggggagggtgtgggGCTGTAGAGTTGCTGGCGGGATCACCCTCTGGGGCCTGGCTGCACTTCTGGGAGCAAAGCCGGCTTTGTGCTGTGGGCATAGCAGCACAGGTGGGACTGTTCTGGGCTCCTGGATGAGCACCCTGGGCTGAAATGAGGCGGGAGCCAGTGGCAAGTCTCTCCTGGCTGTGTGGCCACAGGGCTTAAGGGAAGAGATTAGAAGTTGGAGACCCTGCCAGGGATGCTCAGGGCTGAGAAGCCTAAGACCCTGCTCCTCTCCCCAGACTCCACACGTGGGTGGACTGGGTGGGGGCTCTTGGGGTTgtgaggaggaagcagaggaTCAGGGCAGGCCAGCTGGCCCCATCCACTGGGTCTCCTGCCACACCCTGGGGCCCAGGCTCCCCTGCCCAGGAGCTCTTGCATCtgcagaagggagagaggaacagAAGTCAAGGATCTCTTCTCTGTTTAGACATTTAGAACCATGCACTCCAACTTTCTAAGCACAGGGTGGAAGGGGCGGGGGCCCAGGTCAAAGACGGGCAGCTGAGCAGGTGCCTGAAAACCAGGACCTGCACTGGTACCCACAGCAGCCAGGTGAGCATGGGCAGGGAGGCCACAGGCAAGAAGGCACCAGGCAGGCACCACCTACTGGCCAAAAGCTTCCATCAGTCCGCTAAGGTGCCAAGCAGCGCCCCAGGGGTGCCCTGCCTGGGGCTGAGCCCCAAGGATGCCTGTGTGGCTGGGGTGACCCCGCTGGCCTAGGGGTTTCGAGTGTGCTCTTGTGTAAAgagtgtgtgcgtgcatgtggcGGGCACAGGGGGCCCCACGGATCGGCGAGCAGCAGTCGGCTGGGCCTTTCAGTGCATTGCGAGAAGGAGCTGACTCTTGACGGTTCCCAGTGTCTctctggtgggggtggggagcttcAGTCTGAGGGGCTGTTTTGCACATTCATACTGCGGGGGCGGGGCGAGGGGAGCTGCTCTCCCTCTCACACAGCTCTACTGTCACAAACATCACGGCACCAGTCACCACAACCTTGTCACGTGCACTAGAGGGGGGGGGGTCCATACCTGAGCCCTTGGCAGCAGGCGGTCCCTGGCGTTCTGTGGGGCCATGGGGGACATGCCAGGAGATCTGCACCCCGTTGGCGGTCCCAGCCCACAGATGGAGAAGCCGAGGGGACAGAGCCTGTGCCTCCCTCCACATCTACGCATCTAGCAGAACACAGGGAACAGGGCCAGGAGCAGGATGAGGGCACCCAGgaggggctgaggggccaggggcagCCCCGCAGCAGCCCTGCCCGGCAGGTCCCGAGTCCTCTCATACAGGTGCAGTTTGTCTTTGTTGGAGTGGAGCATCTTGACATCCTCCAAGGCGTAGTAGGCGGCCAGTGTGAAGTTCACGTCGCCCGTGGTGAGGAGGTCGAAGACGCAGGCCTGGTAGTACAGGTCCTCCACTGGCAGCTTTTCCTTGCACTTGGCCACGGCTGTCTCATATGGGAAGGTCTCAGGGGCTGTGGGTGCGGGGCTGGCAGCTGCCAGCCTGCGGGCGCCGGTGCCCTCAGTATTGGTGTGGAAGGCCTGGAAGTCGATCTGCTGGTTGAGGGGGCAGCCCCGCAGGCAGAGGTAGAGGCCCTGGCTGTCCCAGTCCTCCACAGCATTGACCACTTCCTCAGGCATGCGGACAGCAAAGGTCAGGTAGCGGCCCACCTGGCGCACCACGATGGTGGTGCCGATGTACTTGGCCTGGATCTCCACGTGCTGGCCTGACACCTTCTCAGTGATCTTCAGGCTGTTGGCCCCGTGCTTGTCCCCACCGTTCTTAGAGCCATCTACGAAGGCAGCCGGGAGCTCGTCCATCTCAGCCTGGTACACCTTCTGGTCCACGCACTCCTGGAAATTCTTGAAGATGATGGTGAGCTGCCGGGGAAAGGGGCAGAGGAGAGTAGGTGAGGCACAGTGGGAGGAGGCCCAGTCCCACACTTAAGATGCTCTAGACTGAGAGGAGGGCACAAAGGATTCCCTAGGGATGCCCTGGACACTCCCTTCCCCAGGTTGGACAGATCAGTTCCACCTGTGCAGCTGTGCACTTCATGTTCCTTAAAAAAACTTgccctttttactttaaaaagtgacTTAGAAAAATGTTAGGCCACTACCCGAAGTAGAAAACTAGCTCTTTTACTATTATATAGGGAAgcaaaccacaaaaataaaagcatagataattaaaaataaaaggttaaaaacccagtgtggtaggctgaataatggctcCCAAGGAGAACATGCCCTAATCCCCATAACCCGGGAATGTTCCCTTAGATGGCAAAAGAGACTCTGCAGATGTGATTAGGTTAAGAACACTGAGATgaagagattattctggattaccTGGGTGGGCCCTAGATGGAATCACAAGTATCTTTATAAGGAGGCAGAAGGAGATTTGACTAACTAGGACAGACAAGATGATGTGATCAacaaggcagagattggaatgatgTGGCCACAAACCAAGGGATGCTGGCAACCACCAAAAGCTGGCAATGGCAATGAATGGATTCTCCCCTGGAGTCTCCTGAAGGACCAGCCCTGATTCCTTGATTTTATCCCCATGAGACATATTCTCAACTTCTGGCCTCCACAATTATAAAACGTTTCTGTTGGTTTGAACCACTCAGTTTACGCTAATCTGCTACAGTGGCAATAGGAAACCAGTATGGTTTGCAAACATCATCTTGCATAATGACGGTGGTACTGGAGCACAATTCCTGACAAAGAACCCAAGCAAATGTCTGAACATTACAGCAGGTGGAATGGAGGGAAATTAtgctgaaagaaagaatgaataaggcaAAATTCATGCAAGCAGGCAGAGGCAAGTAGAAGCCACTGTCCCAAGGCTGCTGAAAGGGGTCCCCAAGCTGGGCCATGGACgagggaaacaggaaagaaggtgCTGGTGGGTAAAAGGGAGATGGATGTTCCAGGCTGAACGCGCAACCTTGGCCAGGGTTGGAGGAGGGAACTCCTTTCTGCTGGAGCCTGTGGCCAGGGGTGAAGGGCTGAACTGAGCTGCTGGAGGAGCAGCCGGCTGGGTGGCACTGTTCTCCTCCTGAGAGCCAAACACAGGTGCACTGGATGCATTCAGCAGGCACTGCATTTATTACTTCTAGTCTCATGTGACACTGCAAGGATCAGTGACATTACTCccaattttccagatgagaaaatgtTGGCTCAGAGAGAGGCagtgacttgcctaaagtcacacagtcaGCAAGAGGCAGAGTTGGGATTAAACTCTGGGTTTCCACAGTCTGGGCTCTTTTGGCCACAAGCCCACTGGGTGGCAGGCCTgagaggaggagggcaggtgGCCAGGGTAGCAGGTAAGTTTCCTCTACTGTCCTGTCCTGGGCGGTATCTGGCTGTTCTTTCCTCCCTAACCCTAACTAAGTAGGCTCTCTGGGTTGGAAACAGAGAAATTGGGAGAAACAACTACCCCCTCTTCCACTCCTTTCCCAGGTGCCAGCTATTTTGCCACAGGAGCTCTGGGTGCCTTGGTCCCCTTGGACCAAGGGCAGCTGGAACCTGGAATCCCAGCCTGAAGCCAGGAAGGGAGGTGGGGTGAAGGGGGCAAG
The window above is part of the Macaca fascicularis isolate 582-1 chromosome 7, T2T-MFA8v1.1 genome. Proteins encoded here:
- the RGMA gene encoding repulsive guidance molecule A isoform X3; this encodes MQPPRERLVVTGRAGWMGMGRGAGRSALGFWPTLAFLLCSFPAATSPCKILKCNSEFWSATSGSHAPASDDTPEFCAALRSYALCTRRTARTCRGDLAYHSAVHGIEDLMSQHNCSKDGPTSQPRLHTLPPAGDSQERSDSPEICHYEKSFHKHSATPNYTHCGLFGDPHLRTFTDRFQTCKVQGAWPLIDNNYLNVQVTNTPVLPGSAATATSKLTIIFKNFQECVDQKVYQAEMDELPAAFVDGSKNGGDKHGANSLKITEKVSGQHVEIQAKYIGTTIVVRQVGRYLTFAVRMPEEVVNAVEDWDSQGLYLCLRGCPLNQQIDFQAFHTNTEGTGARRLAAASPAPTAPETFPYETAVAKCKEKLPVEDLYYQACVFDLLTTGDVNFTLAAYYALEDVKMLHSNKDKLHLYERTRDLPGRAAAGLPLAPQPLLGALILLLALFPVFC
- the RGMA gene encoding repulsive guidance molecule A isoform X4, with translation MRCPPATCGCSPAPQMVAEAGVARLHPDRLFIPFSSATSPCKILKCNSEFWSATSGSHAPASDDTPEFCAALRSYALCTRRTARTCRGDLAYHSAVHGIEDLMSQHNCSKDGPTSQPRLHTLPPAGDSQERSDSPEICHYEKSFHKHSATPNYTHCGLFGDPHLRTFTDRFQTCKVQGAWPLIDNNYLNVQVTNTPVLPGSAATATSKLTIIFKNFQECVDQKVYQAEMDELPAAFVDGSKNGGDKHGANSLKITEKVSGQHVEIQAKYIGTTIVVRQVGRYLTFAVRMPEEVVNAVEDWDSQGLYLCLRGCPLNQQIDFQAFHTNTEGTGARRLAAASPAPTAPETFPYETAVAKCKEKLPVEDLYYQACVFDLLTTGDVNFTLAAYYALEDVKMLHSNKDKLHLYERTRDLPGRAAAGLPLAPQPLLGALILLLALFPVFC
- the RGMA gene encoding repulsive guidance molecule A isoform X6 → MSQHNCSKDGPTSQPRLHTLPPAGDSQERSDSPEICHYEKSFHKHSATPNYTHCGLFGDPHLRTFTDRFQTCKVQGAWPLIDNNYLNVQVTNTPVLPGSAATATSKLTIIFKNFQECVDQKVYQAEMDELPAAFVDGSKNGGDKHGANSLKITEKVSGQHVEIQAKYIGTTIVVRQVGRYLTFAVRMPEEVVNAVEDWDSQGLYLCLRGCPLNQQIDFQAFHTNTEGTGARRLAAASPAPTAPETFPYETAVAKCKEKLPVEDLYYQACVFDLLTTGDVNFTLAAYYALEDVKMLHSNKDKLHLYERTRDLPGRAAAGLPLAPQPLLGALILLLALFPVFC
- the RGMA gene encoding repulsive guidance molecule A isoform X5, whose product is MGMGRGAGRSALGFWPTLAFLLCSFPAATSPCKILKCNSEFWSATSGSHAPASDDTPEFCAALRSYALCTRRTARTCRGDLAYHSAVHGIEDLMSQHNCSKDGPTSQPRLHTLPPAGDSQERSDSPEICHYEKSFHKHSATPNYTHCGLFGDPHLRTFTDRFQTCKVQGAWPLIDNNYLNVQVTNTPVLPGSAATATSKLTIIFKNFQECVDQKVYQAEMDELPAAFVDGSKNGGDKHGANSLKITEKVSGQHVEIQAKYIGTTIVVRQVGRYLTFAVRMPEEVVNAVEDWDSQGLYLCLRGCPLNQQIDFQAFHTNTEGTGARRLAAASPAPTAPETFPYETAVAKCKEKLPVEDLYYQACVFDLLTTGDVNFTLAAYYALEDVKMLHSNKDKLHLYERTRDLPGRAAAGLPLAPQPLLGALILLLALFPVFC
- the RGMA gene encoding repulsive guidance molecule A isoform X2, whose protein sequence is MGGPGPRRAGTSRERLVVTGRAGWMGMGRGAGRSALGFWPTLAFLLCSFPAATSPCKILKCNSEFWSATSGSHAPASDDTPEFCAALRSYALCTRRTARTCRGDLAYHSAVHGIEDLMSQHNCSKDGPTSQPRLHTLPPAGDSQERSDSPEICHYEKSFHKHSATPNYTHCGLFGDPHLRTFTDRFQTCKVQGAWPLIDNNYLNVQVTNTPVLPGSAATATSKLTIIFKNFQECVDQKVYQAEMDELPAAFVDGSKNGGDKHGANSLKITEKVSGQHVEIQAKYIGTTIVVRQVGRYLTFAVRMPEEVVNAVEDWDSQGLYLCLRGCPLNQQIDFQAFHTNTEGTGARRLAAASPAPTAPETFPYETAVAKCKEKLPVEDLYYQACVFDLLTTGDVNFTLAAYYALEDVKMLHSNKDKLHLYERTRDLPGRAAAGLPLAPQPLLGALILLLALFPVFC